From the genome of Nicotiana sylvestris chromosome 1, ASM39365v2, whole genome shotgun sequence:
AATATTTGCGTATACTATCCCCAGATCCTACTAGTGGGATTCTACtggatcgttgttgttgttgttagtcaACTTAGCACATAGTTTCCTCGAACCATTAATATAAAGCTTGGTTTCAAGAACTATACAATATCCATGAATACTTCAAGTTGTTTATTTTTCGGATTGTGTCATGAGATATTTGTGTTCCTAAAACGATGTATTGAATCCGCTTATGCCTTGGAAAGGAAGATTCCATTATCCATATAGAGTACAAACCTTTTCAGTTTGAGTTTAGTTTCATGCAttaccagtataaatacaaacaTAATACTATAAGGTCACCTACAATGTTGTATGTACAGCAGTGTGGAAAACAATTAGGCAAGCTACTAACAAATATGATAACAAACAAgtgtattttttctatttttggttCTCTTATACATTGTGATAATGCAATTTCTATATTGAGTACAACTATAAGTTATAATATAATGTCGTTGGACATCTGTTAGTGGCATAAATAACAAATGTTAGAACTTGAAATGTGAGCTTACATTCTATGAATTAACGACATGCAATGAATGAAGATGTGAGATCGAAGAAAACTTCTAGAAAGAGAAAGAGTGAGAAGTCTTAACTCTTTACATTGTTACAGAGAGAAATGTAAGGGAAAAATGAATTAGTGTCACCTAATTCCTGGAAGTTCACTATTTAACAAGATAACTAACCTACGTGCACTCTTACTCTCTTCTAACAAACTCTAACTTTCACTAATTACACATTGACCCCTATAGTTTTGATACTCCCCctcaatgtcacgacccaaaatctaaccatgtcgtgatgacgcctattgtGATATTAGGCCAGCCACTTATTTTCAAATActccatttttcaaataaaaacttaaggaaaaatcataattttaacagaaattcaataagataaaagtaaaaaTCAAAATCCAGCGGAAAGAAACACAATCCCGACCTCAgatgtcactaagtcatgagctaaAACTACTACATCTGTCTGAAACAACATGACCAACACGATATGAGAATATCCAAATAACTACACTAAAGGAAGATAAGGGAaaggagaaggcggaactgcggtcgccaagcagctacctcacaATCTCCACAGAAAATCTCCAACTGGTGTGATCAACAATCATTGCCGTaccccgagatacctggatctacacacagaggtgcagggggtaacgtgagtacaccaactcagtaagtaacaagtccaaactatggactgactgtagtgacgaaccaaacctcaacaggttgCAACAGTTAATTGTACGGAAAAGTAGACATGTTTACAGTTCATGTAGTTTCTTAGCAGTAATTAAGCACAGAGTATAAGGCTCAGGAAcctctaagtaccaatgcacatgtagcatgatcaatgttacgTATAATACTTCCACTCACAGTGTTCAATCACTCGATACTGTATACGGCCCACTCGGCccaggaagatccatcccggaatgtATATACATCatagactataagtcacccagtaccgaggaaataTGCCAATctagcctcatggagaagatccatctccataccaatacctcggacaagatccatgtccggggaagatccatccctcaatatcatcaactgcgcttactgggggtgtaaagactccggaggggcttctctgaGCCCAAGCGCCATATCAATGCCAGCGAAGGCATGATCAAATATCtcgctgcgacgtgcaacccgatctcatactgtcaatcaatatcaggctcttggcctcactcagtcaatactctccagtctcGCACACACGGGCTAAAAATGTCATGGTACAAGCCTGAGCAATGATAGGATACgtcaaatagcaataatcgagactgaggcatgatataatatgcatgaacatgactgagtataggtTATAAATGAAGCTAATGACATGACGGCAAGAAACGACCTCTTGGGTCTTAACAGTGTTGGCGTGAAGCcgtaacatgataattagcatgatttgcaacttattaacttaatcacataattacaacatAGACATCAACATAAAAGAGTCACTAGGCGAttccatggaatgatccaggccgcattTCTCATGGTgaacgcccacacgcccgtcataTGGCATTGTGTCACcttaatagtaatcatagaacacatagttcggggttttgaaccctcaggaccaagtttggaagcgttacttacctcaagccaagccaaactcttgcatctcgattcggcctccaaatgccccaaatctaaccaaaatcggtatataaccatcaaaatatgctaaggtacaaagcccactcaaaaataatcaaattacatcaaaatcctgaaattggtctAAACCGACccctaggcccacgtctcggattccaataaaaatcaaaactagaatccttgtactctcacgagtttatacataccaagaataccaaaatccgaccacaaatgacccctcaaatccctagattaaggtctccaattttcaagccctaactcccaaattttaggcttcaaatcccccaaatttcatgtttaattaggtagaaatcacaaaaGGATCGAGTATTGaatccataaatcttacctccaagaagttctcttgaattccctcttcaatctccctcaaaaagctccaaaaccgactcaaaaatggtgaactacggccaaaaatcgcgaaaatggccttttaaacattctgcccagcgatttaaattccttcttcgcaaacgcgttCAAAGCCTCGCtttcgtgaagcacaaaaatttcgttgaccaaaaatcctcttacaCGAATGCGGAAGcctcctcgcgaatgcgatgcttcaACCGACCACGCCTTTGCGAACGCGACTTcacctatgcgaacgcgaagcacaaagctCCTCGGATCCCAGCTACCCCAAacactctatgcgaacgcgggacTTTCTTCGCGTTCGAGATTCATACTCAACCTCAAACTTTGCAAATGAGGGACCAAtattgcgaacgcgaagggcaaCTAGCCAACCGCACCCAACATCTCTTCGCGAACGTTAAGAGCAAAAACTCTGCAACACAGAACtgagaaatctgcaactttcaaaataAGGATTTGatctgtttaaccacccgaaactcacccgaggctctcggtaccttaaccaaacatgcaaacctatccaataacatcattcaaacttgttccaaccttcggaacactcaaaacatcaaatcatcattggattcaagcctagaAATTCcaaaaaacttccgaattccgaattcgatcaaacagtctaccaaacctcgtctgaatgacctgaaattttgcacacacatcacaaatgacacaacggacctactccaacatccggaatttcattccaacccctatatcaaaatcttccctatcaaccggaaaacgctaaaattccaatttcgccaattcaagcctaaatctactacgaacctccaaaatacattccgatcacgctcctaagtcccaaataacctcctaaagctatccgaatcataaaaaccaaattccgagattgtttacccaaaagtcaacttccggttgacttttccaaccaaAAGGCCAActcaagagactaagtgtctcatttctctacaaaaccactccgaacacaAACTAACCAATACGATACCacataatatagctgaacaagacataaagaagcaaaaatagagGAAACGCAgtgataactcatgaaacgactggtcgggtcgttacactcaaGTTGGAGGGTGGAATACATCTAACACTCCTAGCTTGGACATTTAAAAATGGTGTTGGCCTACACCTAATCCTTTGGAAATAATGTCTGCAATTTGCTCCTTGGTGGGCACATAGTCAGGTGCAATCAACCCTTCTTTAATCTTCTCTCTCACAAAATGACAGTCTATTCTATGTGTTTGGTGCTTTCGTGATAGATTGGATTAGCTGCTATCTGCATTGCTGCCTTACTATCTGTGTAAACTGCCATAGGTTCTTGTACTCCCATATTAAGATCCTTCAACAGTCCTACTAGCCATACAATATCTGCAGTAACTGCTGCAATACTTTTATATTCTATCTCTGCAGAACTTCTTCTCACTGTTTGTTGTTTCTTAGACTTCCATGAAACTAAGGAGTCACCTAACTTGATCACATATCCAGTCACTAACCTTCTTGTGTTTGGGAATGCCACCCAATCTGAATCACAATAGGTAGTTACTTGTGTTAGTGCTCCTTTTTTCAGATATATCCCCATGCCTAGTGACTTCTTGATGTATTTGACAACTCTCACAGCTGCTTCCAGGTGAGACTATTTTGGATGTTGCCTGAATTGACTCAACAACTGTACTGCAAAGCAGATGTCTGGCATGGTTATAGTCAAGTATATCAATTTCCCTATTAACCTTTTATATCCATTGATATCCTTCAGTTCCTCATCATCTGTCTGGTTCATGTGTTCTTCATAATCGATTGTTGTCAGGTTCAGATTTTGTTCCAGTGGAGAACTAGCAGGTTTTGCACAACTTAATCCTGTGCCTGAAATAAGTTGTAGGGCATATTTTCTTTGGTTTAATAGGATCCCTATCTTAGATCTCATGATCTCTATTCCCAAAAAATATTTAAGTTCTCCCAGGTCCTTCATTTTGAAGTTGTTATGTAGTGTGTTCTTTGCTTCATCTACAAATGTGTTGTTGCTGCCAGTAATTAGAATGTCATCAACATAGATAAGTATGATGACTATGTCTGCCTTCACCTTCTTAGTGAACATGGAATGATCATATGCACTCTGCAAGTATCCAACATCAGTTAAAGCATTGGTCAACTTGATGTTCCACTGCCTTGGAGCTTGCTTCAAACCATATAGAGACTTGTGTAATCTGCACACTTTAGACTCCCCCTGCCTATGGAATCCCTGAGGTAAATCCATGTAAACTTCTTCAATCAAATCACCCTGCAAAAAAGCATTGTTAACATCtatttggaagatattccatcCTTCAGCAGCTGCCAGGCTGATTATTATTCTCACTGTCACCATTTTTGCTACTGGTGAGAAAATTTCACGGTAATCTAGGCCTTCCCTTTGAATGTAACCCTTTGCCACTAATCGAGCTTTGAAATTGTCAATTTCACCATTAGCTTTATACTTGACTTTATAAACCCATTTTGAACCAATTTCTTGTTTCCCTGGAGGTAGATCTATTATTTCCCAGGTCCTATTGTCCTCAAGAGCCTGAACTTCTTGTTTCATGGCTTCTATCCACCTGTTGTCCCTTGAGCACTCCTTAAAGGAAGCAGGTTCTATTGTGGTAGAGAATTCTACTAGATAAGACTGATATTTAGACTAGCAAATAAGCATACCTGACAAAGTTGGTGATTGAGTGTGCATTGTTCCGAGTAGGTGTCCACCCAGTGACAAAATCTTTATTCGAAATAGGTGGTTTCACTCCTCTATCAGATCTCCTCATCTTAGTAGTGTCGTTGACTGGTTGCATAGGCTCCTCTACTGAAGGTGCTGCAGGTGCTGAGGCATCAGATGGATCATATGTTGTTTCTTATGTAGGATTTACATCTGCTTCTACTGCTGTCTGATCTGATGCTACTGGTACTGGTAGTTCTTCTTCATCTAAATGTGCTTCAGCTTTTGAAATAATATCTCCAGCACCTGTAGTATTATCTCCATCTGCTGTAGCAACATCTTCATCTCCTTTAGTAGCAAGATGTTCACCTTCATGTGTTGGTCTTGCTTCTGAGTATACTGGTGCACCTGTAAATTGAGTGAATATATCTTCATTGTCTTCTGTGAGATGCTTAAAAGGAAATATGTCCTCCCTAAAACTCACATCCATGCCAACTAGAAAATCCCTGGTGTCCAGGTCATATAATTTGTAGCCCTTTTGAGTTTTTGAATACCCAACCAAGATAGTCCTCCTTGTCCTTGGTAAGAACTTGTCTTTCCTAGGTAGTATACAAGCATAGCATAGACATCCAAATACCCTTAAATGGTCTATTTTAGGTGTCCTACCAAACAACACTTTATAATGTGACTTTCCCTTCAACACTTCTGTAGGCAACTTATTAATTAGATAGACTGCAGTTTTTACACAATAACCCCAAAACCTTGAAGGCAAACCACTTTGAAATTTTAGAGCTCTAGTTACTTCCAAAATATGCCTATGCTTCCTTTCAACCACCCTATTTTATTGGGGTGTATAAGGGCAACTACTTTGATGTACAATTCCCAGAGAAGATAATAGCTCATTACATTTGTTATTGAAGAATTCTATTCCATTGTCAGATCTCAATGTCTTTGCACAAGTACCAAACTGAGTCTTTATTAATGAGAAGAAGTCCCTCAATACAACTATCACTTCACATTTTGAATGTAACAAACAAGCCCATGTATATACACTAAAGTCATCAACCAAAGTAACAAAATAGTATTTCCTGTCATATGTTGTTGTCCTATATGGACCCCATACATCAATGTTGTAAGGCCTCATGAAAATTTCTACCTAAAACTCGAAAGCTCGTAGTGCAaagttaggaatatgtgttagaaattgGTAAAATTCTTCACAGCGAGCTTGCGAGGCACGATTTGGACCCTTTGGACTggtctgtgcattaaaaagttaaggactaatgttttccagaaaagtgcatttccgcggtccattatgcggtcgcataatggctATGTGGACCGCATATTCGTCGTAGAGTCAGACAGTTTAATGGTTAATTTCGAGGTCAACTATACAGCCAATTATATGATtacataatcaatatgcgggccatatagtcatcgcataatccccttggaatttttgcgaggggcagttctgcggtgcattatgcgaccgcaaaataggtatgcggaccgcattcttGCCGCATACCCGGATAGTTTGTTTAGGtttttgggaccatttttgcgGTACATTCTGTgggccgcatgtccattatgcgatcgtagAGTATGTcagggctcctattttctaacttttaaaacgcgaccccatcccattaaaaacacctCCTTAGGTCCcttttatgatatttttactaCAAATAGAGTGAGAGAGGAGGTTCTAGAGGGAGAGAATGATCATCATCAAGTTTCCCACTCAATCCTTGCTTAaacccttgaagattatcaagtaaagtTGCAAGGCCTTCACctcaagaggtaagaacttgagacctaacctttaatttcgaaattcaCACTAGAATGAATAATTAGCAAGTGGGTTCATAGGTATGAGaatggattttcttgcatgcTTAAATgataatagggtatggggagGGTGTGAGctaaaaagatagcaattggggtgtaagATGATAAAAAtctcacaaaagggtcctaaaattataatgcacacttagtgcttgataatatgctcaaatgagctagaacctTAATCAT
Proteins encoded in this window:
- the LOC138870016 gene encoding uncharacterized mitochondrial protein AtMg00810-like — protein: MGIYLKKGALTQVTTYCDSDWVAFPNTRRLVTGYVIKLGDSLVSWKSKKQQTVRRSSAEIEYKSIAAVTADIVWLVGLLKDLNMGVQEPMAVYTDSKAAMQIAANPIYHESTKHIE